Proteins encoded within one genomic window of Mya arenaria isolate MELC-2E11 chromosome 13, ASM2691426v1:
- the LOC128214984 gene encoding zygote arrest protein 1-like: MYGFFECSDCNLEWESSKVYFKDRLRNVYYGQECKECGTMCQPYRVEETTCSRCGQVARTCGCDKTRHTDPRKPHRRDLCEKCKSGSPCQ; the protein is encoded by the exons ATGTACGGATTCTTCGAATGTTCTGACTGCAATTTGGAATGGGAAAGTTCAAAGGTGTACTTCAAAGACCGACTCAGAAATGTG TATTACGGACAGGAGTGTAAGGAGTGTGGCACCATGTGCCAGCCATACCGTGTTGAGGAGACGACGTGCTCTCGATGCGGGCAGGTGGCCAGAACATGCGGGTGCGACAAGACCCGCCACACGGATCCAAGAAAGCCGCACAGGAGAGACCTCTGTGAGAAATGCAAGTCCGGTAGCCCTTGCCAGTAG